The stretch of DNA TGTTCAGATTCCGATCGCTGAGTTTGAAAAAATCGAAGAAATCCTTGAAGACTACGGATTAGCGCAACTCATGGAAGAAGTCTCCGATGATGAAACTCTCAATAAAGAAGAAGCTCTAGAATATTTAAATGCTTTGAAGCAAAATAATGTGGCAGGTTGAATACACAAAGCGATTCTTGAAAGAATTAGCTTCTTTACCCACAGCTATCCAATCCCGTGTTGAATCAATTGTCTTCCAAGAATTAGAATCAGAAAATCCTTTTGAGCTACGATACCTCAGCAAAATGAGAGGTTACAAAGATAAATACAAGATTAGAGTTGGAGATTATCGCATTGGGGTAACAGTTGATAAAAAAAGCCAAACTATTCTTTGTCAACGAGTTGCCCATCGTCGTGAAATTTATCAAGTTTTTCCCTAGCAGAACTCGATCAGCAATGAGAAAGGCACGCTAGCTGTTATGGGTTAGAAGAAAAGAAGTAGCGCGATCAGTGTTGAATAAAGAGCGTTTCTCCCAACCCATTAGTTGTCATAGGGTTGGGAAAGATACGCGATGTGGCGAAGCCATCCTCACCTTCGCTCCCGTCCTTCGGGCATCGCGCCACTACGATTAACCTAAGAGTTCAACTGAACGCTTCACTAAGTTTTCCGCCGTAATGCCATTAATTGCCATCACTGCA from Cyanobacteria bacterium GSL.Bin1 encodes:
- a CDS encoding type II toxin-antitoxin system RelE/ParE family toxin, which translates into the protein MWQVEYTKRFLKELASLPTAIQSRVESIVFQELESENPFELRYLSKMRGYKDKYKIRVGDYRIGVTVDKKSQTILCQRVAHRREIYQVFP